A window of Haloarcula marismortui ATCC 43049 genomic DNA:
TTTTACTGAGATATAGGTTCTATGTGCACACACATAGTATATACAAGTTTGTTATGACACAGTATCGGCGTGGAAATTCAGTATCCATCCCTGCTTTAGCTCTCACACTGGTACGGATTGCAGTCCGGTCTGAGCCACAGCGGAGCACAGCGACACAGCCGGTCAGAGAAACGGATGTACAGTTGTTAGAAATTGTTTCAGCGGCATGACGGGGCCGCCGATACCGATGGGTCACTCCCGGGTAAACGACGCTGTCCCGTCGCTAAACGCAAGCGACTCGAGATCGGTGACTTCGGCGGCGGCTGGCAGCTCATCGACAAGCGGCTCGGAGACGTGGAGCGTCGAGAGGTCCTGTGTGGTCTGTATCCAGACGATGCGGACAGTGTCAGGATCGTAGCCGCCGAGCGCGGACAGCGCCGTCCGGATAGCAAACTCGTCGTCCGGCGCAACGAGGGGGAGCTTCGCCTTCGCCGTCGACCCGCTGGTGAGTGCATTCGCGTACGTCTTCTGCAGGTCCAGCTGGTCGAGGGCAGCCTGTCGGGTGATGTCGGCCAGCCCGATGCCGTTGCCGTTGCCCTTCGTCGCCTCGGTGAGCCCGCGGGCGTACAGCAGCTTGATCGACGGCTCGTCGGGGTCCGGCGCGTTGAGGACGCGGTAGCGGCCGATGACGTTCGTGTCCATTCCCGCGCCGGAGACGTCCTTGCCGAGCTCGTCGACGACGAGCAGGTCGATGTCGTCGACCGGGAGCGTCGCCATCTCGTCGTAGGCCTGTTCCAGCAGCGCTGGCTCACGGTCGGTGAACGAGCCCGCTGGAATCGCCTCGACGTGGGCCGTCTCCTCGTGGAAGTTCTCGACCAGCGCCACGCCGCCGACCAGCGGCAGTGCCGACCCAACAACCGGGAGTGCAGCTTCCAGCGTCTCCACGTACCCCTCCTTGATGGCTGTCGAGTGGAACGCCTTCGCGCCGTGTTGCTTGCCCAGCCCGACGACGGTCATCTTCATCAGACCACTCTCGATGCGGCCGCTGTAGTTGGTATGGGGTTTCACCCGGTTCACGACGACCACGGCATCCGCTTCCTGTGCCGCCGTCGAGACGTGGACCGGAAACTCGGTGTCACCGACAGTAACGGTGTCGACCTGTGCAGTGTCCATCCGGGCGTCGATGGGGGCATCAAGGCGCGACTCCGTGATACCCAGGCTCTCCAGCACTTCGCGCTGGCCCTCGGGCGTTGCCCCGCCGTGGCTCCCCATCGCCGGGACGACGACCGGCTCGAAGCCCCGATCACGGATATCCGCAACGACAGTCTCGACGATGTCGTCGATACGGTGGATGCCGCGGCTGCCGACGGCGACGGCGACAGTCGCACCGGGTTCCAGCCCGTCGAAGTCGAGCCGGTCGAGTTCGGTCCGCGCCGCGGCAGACGGGTCGTCAACGGCGGCTGTCTCTGGCTCGTACTGGACACGAGCGAAGTCCGGAAGCGGTTGTGGGTCAATGAGGGCGTCCACGTCGCCTCGGTCGGGGAAGTTCATATCGGAGGATCAGTGCCGAGCCATACAAAAACCGGGGTCGCCCAGCTCTATGGTGACCGGGGATACGGACATCGACCCGAACGATCAGGAATGCCTACGACGGCAACCCCCAGACCGGCGCAGTCAGTCCTGCAACAACAGCCGGACGGCGTCGGAAAGCTGGCCGACGCGAGCGGCGTGTTCGAAGGACTCGTCGCGGATACCGTTCGTGACGAGCGCGAACCCGACGTTCAGTTCAGGGTCGCCCCATCCAAAGGAACTCCCGAGGCCGGCGTGGCCGAACATCCGCTCTTTGCTAGCGGCCCCGAACATGTCGGCGGCGAGCCCGCCGGTCCAGACGCCAAGGCCGTAGCGGGCCGGGCGCGACAGCGTGCCGTCGGACTCGGTTTCGGCGTGAGTCGTGGTCGCCTCATCAACGGTCGCTTCGGTCAGCAGTTGCGTCCCGTCCAGTGACCCGCCGTTGGCGAGACAGGCGTAGAACCGGGCCATGTCCCGTGCCGTACCGATGCCGTTAGCCGCGGGGATCACTGCCCGATGAGTCGCTTCCTGATTGAACGCTCCGGCGTATGCGGCAGGGTCCTCGAGCCCTTCTTCGACGTCGTGACACCGCTCGAACGCTTCGTAGCCGGCCAGAGTCGCCACGTCGTCGGACTCGTCATCCCGCAGACCGATACCGGTGTGGTCCATCCCCAGCGGCTCGAACACGTGCTCCGCGACGTACTCCTCGACCGGCTGGCCGCTACAGCGGCGGATGAGTTCGCCGACCAGCCAGCCGTAGTTGATGACGTGATACGCTGGCGTCGTTCCGGGCTCGAACACAGGTTCGATGTCCTCCATCGCCGCGACGACAGCGTCCCAGTCGCCCCAGCTTTCGTACTGTTCGTCGAACTCACCGAAGGGGAGGCCGGCGGTGTGGCTGAGTACCTGCCGGACTGTAATGGATGCTTTCTGCGTGCCGTCGTCGGCAAACTCCGGCCAGTGCTCGACGACCCGGTCGTCGTAGTCGAGTTCGCCCTGCTCGACGAGCTGGTGCAGGCCGACGCCGGCGAACGGCTTCGTACAGGAGAACAGTACGTGACGCGTCTCGGGCGTCGTTTCGTCGCCGTCGGGGCCCGTAGAACCGCCGGCGAAGTCGACGACGAGGTCGCCGTCGATGTACACCGCCAGCTGTGCGCCGTGGTGCAGTCCGACCTCGAGTTGTCGGTCGAACTGAGCCCGGAGCTGTTCGATGGCGTCTTCGCTGAGTTGTGGCATACCTTGTCTTGGCTCCGGCGAGATAATAGAAGTTAGGTTCTGTTCGGTCGCGGAATCGAGCAGCGGACGGCTACTGATTGCGTTCGAGCTGTCAGACCATCATGGTCGATTATGCGAAACGTTGATGTCACTAAGCGGTCACAACTCCGTATGCTCGAAAACAAGAACGGAACGTCCGAGGTATCGACGACCCGGACGTCGTTCGAGATTCTAGCGCTGATTCGGGACGCGGGAGGCGCGACAATCGCGGACATCCGGGCGGAGACAGGTCTAGCAAAGAGTACGGTGTATCGGCACCTCAAGACGCTGCACGACATGGACTATCTCGTCGAGGAGGACGGGGAGTACCGGCTCTCACTGCGGTTTCTGCAACTCAGCGAACCGCCGCGGATACGGCGGCCGGGCTATCTCGTCGCCAAGCAGAAAGTCATCGAGTTGGCGATAGAGACCGACGAGCGAGCCCTGTTTCTGGTCGAGGAGGGGTTCGAGGGCGTGTACCTGCACCGGGCCGGCGGCCGGAATCCGCTCCAGAGCGACACGATGATCGGCAAACGCCGGCCACTGCACGCGCTCGCCGCAGGGAAAGCCATTCTCGCGGAGTGGGCTGACGAACGCATCGAGGAGTTCGTCGAAACCACGCCCCTTGACGGACTGACGGCGAACACGATCACCGACCGGGACGCGCTGTTCGAGGAACTCGAACAGGTCCGCGAGCAGGGCTATGCGACCAATATGTCCGAACACATGGATGGCCTGCGTGCGGCAGGTGTCCCGGTGTACAACCACGAGGACGACCTCATCGGCGCGCTGAGCGTCTTCGGCCCGAGCGGCCGAGTGAGCCAGACGGATATCGAATCAACGTATCCCGACTTGCTGGCACGGAAGGCCAGCGAGCTGAAGATCGACCTCACGTACGATTGAGAAGTGCTGGTTCACGCCGGCCCGGTCGTTCCGCATACCGGAATATGTCGGACAGTCCCTACTCGAAGGCCGGGATGCCGGTCAGATCGTGCCCGATAATGAGCGAGTGAATGTCGTGCGTCCCCTCGTAGGTGTAGACGGTTTCGAGGTTCGTCAGGTGCCGCATCGGGGAGTAATCAGCCGTGATGCCGTTGCCGCCAAGCATCTCGCGGGCCACCCGTGACTGCTCGCGGGCCATCCGCGCGTTGTTGCGTTTTGCCATCGACACCTGTTCCGGGCGGAGGTCACCGCGTTCCTTCAGGTCGGCAAGCCGGTGGGCGAGCAACTGGCCCAGCGATATCTGGGTCGCCATCTCCGCGAGCTTCTCCTGCTGGAGCTGATAGCCGGCGATCGGTTTGCCGAACTGCTCGCGGTCGGTGGCGTACTCGTGGGCGGTCTCGAAACAGTCCATCGCGGCCCCGACCGTCCCCCAGGCGATGCCGTAGCGGGCCTGCGTGAGACAGGACAGCGGCCCCTTCATTCCCTCGACGCCCGGCAGAACGTTCTCCTCGGGGACGTGGGCGTTCTGCAGGCTGATTTCGCCGGTAATCGATGCTCGTAGCGAGAGCTTTTCGTCAATCTTGTTCGTCGTCACGCCGTCGCGGTCCGTTTCGACGAGGAAGCCTCGCACGGGGTCGCCGTCGGCGGACGTGACCTTGGCCCAGACCACTGCGAGGTCGCTGATAGGCGCGTTCGTGATCCATGTCTTCGAGCCGTTCAGGACGTAGCCGTCAGCGTCGCGCTCGGCCGTCGTCTCCATCGCCGACGGGTTCGATCCGTGTTCGGGCTCGGTCAAACCAAAACAGCCCACCCGCTCGCCGCTGCCGAGCGCCGGCAGCCATTCCTCCTTCTGGGCGTCGCTACCGTAGGCGTGAATCGGGTACATGACGAGCGCACCCTGTACGCTGGCCATCGAGCGCAGGCCGCTGTCGCCAGCCTCCAGTTCCTGCAGCAGAAGGCCGTACGCCGTCTCACTGAGCCCCGGGAGGCCGTACCCATCGAGGTTCGGGGCGTAGAACCCGAGTTCGCCCATCTCGGTGATGAGGTCCGTCGGGAACGTGCCGTCGATCCAGTGCTGCCCGACATCCGGCTTGACTTCGTTCTCGACGAAGTCCCGGGCTGTGTCACGGACCATCCGCTCTTCCTCGCCGAGGTCGCCTTCGAGACCGAGGTAATCGATCATATAGGACCTGTGGCCGGGGTTCAATTAAGCGTTTGCCTGCTGCCAAAGTGCTAAAAGTCCGTGGCGCTGTCGATACTATGGAATGTCACAACCAGATAGCCAGACGGCGTGGGACCGACTGTACATCGACGGTGAATGGAGAGACGCTGGCACATCTGAGACGATTCCGGTGACGAACCCCGCGACAGGCGATGAAATCGCGGCGGTACCCGCTGGAACGGAAGGCGATGTCAACGATGCCTATCAGGCCGCCGAGGCGGCCCAGTCCGACTGGGCGGCGCTGTCGCGCGAGGAACGCAACGAGTACGTTCAGGCGATGATCGGGGTGATGCAGGAACGACTCGACGAGATCGTCGAACTGCTCGCGACGGAGTCGGGCAGTGTTCAGGCCAAAGCGACTGCCGAGGCCAACTTCGCCATGGCGGACTTCCAGAGCGCTCTGGAGATGGTCCCGCCGGAAGAGGAGGTCCGCGATTCGATGTATCACGAGGACAAGGACCATCACATCGTCCGCGAGCCCGCTGGCGTCGTCGGGATTATTTCCCCGTGGAACTTCCCGCTGCACCTCACGACACGGGCGCTCGGCCCCGCGCTCGCGCTGGGGAACACTGTCGTCATCAAGCCCGCGACGGACACGCCGATTACCGGCGGGCTCCTGCTGGCCGACATTGCCGAGGAAGCCGGTCTCCCGGACGGCGTCGTCAACGTCGTCACGGGCCACGGCTCCGACATCGGCGACCGGATGGCCGGCCATCCGACCGCCCGCGTGATGTCATTCACTGGGTCGACGGCAGTCGGCAGGTCTGTGGCCAGTCAGGCCGGGGACGCGCTCGCGCTCCCGGCGCTTGAACTCGGTGGGAACGGACCGTTCGTCGTCACCGAGGACGCCGATATCGAGGCAGCCGCAAAGGCCGGCTCCGTCGGTGCCTTCGGCCATCAGGGACAGGTGTGTATCTCGATTAATCGCCACCTCGTCCACGAGGACGTCTACGACGAGTACGTCGAGAAGCTCGTCGAGCACGCGGAGTCGCTGACTATCGGAAATCCGCTTGACGAAGACGTGGAGTTCGGTCCGATAATCAACGAGAGTCAGGTCGAGCAGCTCACCTCGTTCATCGAGCAGACCGTCGACGCCGGCGCGACGCTGGAAACGGGCGGCGAGGTCGAGGACCTGTTCCTCGAACCGACCGTCCTCTCGGAGTGTACCAACGATATGTCCGCGGCCTGTAACGAGCACTTCGGTCCCGTCGCTCCGGTCATCCCGTTCGAGTCCGACGAGGAAGCTGTGGAACTCGCAAACGACACCGAGTACGGCCTCGCCGCGGGCGTGTACAGCAGTGATGTCGAACACGGTCGGTCCATCGCTGACCAGATCGACGCCGGGATGGTCCACGTCAACGACCACCCGATTCAGGACGAACCCAACGCCCCGTTCGGCGGGATGAAGAACTCCGGCCTCGGCCGGTACAACGGCGAGTGGATCATGGACGAACTGACCGAGACCAAGTGGATTTCCGTCCAGCACGAGGAGCGCGACTACCAGCTGCTCTAAGCCAGTCGATTCGGGGCCACGGCAGTAACCCACAACAGCGGCTCGGTGTCTCCGGGAACACGAAACTTATGCCCGCTTTCGGCTAGCATCGCCTATGGATACGCCGCGACCAAGCGACCGTTCAGCGGAACCGGTCACCGTGGATTCGATAGCACATGACCTCCGGACGCTGGGTCTCGAACGCGGGGAAACAGTACTGGTCCACGGGTCGCTGTCCGAGCTGGGATGGGTCTGTGGTGGCGCACCAGCGGTGGTAGACGCCCTGCAGCGTGTCGTCACCGAAAGCGGGACGGTAGTGATGCCAACGCACTCACCCGGCAACAGGGACCCCGATAATATGGGGAACCCACCAGTCCCAGACTCGTGGGCCGACACAATTCGCGAGCAGTTCCCACCGTACCGACCAGCAGTGACGCCAACGCAGGGAATGGGTGCAATCGCCGAGTGTTTTCGCACGTATCCAGCTGTCCACCGGAGCGACCACCCACAGCATTCATTCGCCGCATGGGGGACCGACGCCGAGGCCATCGCTGGCGGGCACGCCTACGACTACTCGCTCGGGGAAGCCTCACCGCTGTCAGCGGTCTACGACCGTGCCGGGAGAGTCCTGTTTCTTGGAACCTCACATGCGACAAACACCTCGCTGCACCTCGCTGAGTACCGCGCCGATATCGACGCCGACACGACAAAACACGCCAGTGCCGTACTTGCTGAGGGCGAGCGCGAATGGCGCCAGTGGACGGACATCGAACTCACCGATACGGATTTTCAGGCCTGCGGCGATGCATTCGAGCGTGCACACCCCAGCGCCGTCGAGACGGGGACTGTCGGCGTCGGCGAGTCGAAACTCCTCGCACAACAGCCGATGGTGGACTTCGCTGTCGAGTGGCTGACAGCAAATCGTTCGTAGGTATCAGCGACCACGGAGCAGTGCCGGCGTGTCTCAGAACTCGTCGATAACGGGGATGCCGACCGTCTCGTACTCACCCATCGACGAGAGAGTGGCCGGCACGTCTTCGAGTGCGAGCGTCTCCCCGACGATCTGAGAGGGGTCGAGCGTCCCGGCGTCGATGAGCCGGAACAGTTCGTCGTAGCGAACCGGCGGCATCCCGTAGGAGCCGTGGAAGTCGATTTCCTGCAGGGTCATCGTATCCACCGGAAGCGGGATTTCCCCGGCCTCATCGTCAGTCGTGAGCCCGACCTGCACGTGGGTGCCCTGCTTGCCCAGCGAGCCAACAGCGTTGCGACACGTCTCCGCGATACCCAGCGCGTCGATTGCCACATCGGCCCCGCCGTCCGTGACTGCGTGAACCTCACCGGGGACGTTGTCCGCCTCGGCAGCGTTGATTGTCGCCGCCGCGCCGAGGTCCCGCGCCCGGTCGAGTTTGCGGTCCTGGACGTCGACCGCAATCGGTTCGGCCCCGAGCGCATCGGCGATATGGACTGCCGAGAGCCCAACGCCGCCACAGCCGTGAATCGCGACGGCGTCGCCCGGCCTGAGGGTCGCCCGGTCGGTCAGCGCGTGGTACGCCGTCATGAACCGACAGCCGAGCCCGGCCATCTCGGTGAAGTCGACCGCGTCTGGCAGCGTAACGCAGTTGAAATCGGCTTCACGGACAGGGAACGCCTCGGCAAACGCCCCCGGCGCGGCCTCGAGGAAGCCAAGCGGCATCGACGTCTCGCAGATGTTCGCGTGCCCGCGCTGGCAGTACTGACACGACCCGTCCCCGAGGTGGAACGGAACTGTGACGCGGTCCCCTTCAGAGAACTGTTCGACGTCCGCGCCCACGTCGGCGACGACGCCGGCCGGCTCGTGGCCCAGAATCTGCCCCGGTCCGGTCTGGATGCCGAACCACTCCCAGTCCCCCTGCCAAGCGTGCCAGTCGCTCCGGCAGACTCCACAGGCTTCTGTCTCGATGACGACCTGGTCCGGCTGGGGCTCCGGATAGGGCACATCCTGAATCGTGAGCGGTTCGCCGTGCTCCTCAATGACAGCTGCTCGCATACCACAATAGTCACAGGACTATCATAAATACCTATCCACGGGCAGACCTGTTGTGGCTGGCTCAGTGGCGGTGGCTGCACGGTATCGAGAACGCCGCCGTCGAAACGATACCTGACAGCCAGAAGGCTCTGCCACGGTATGGCCGAGTTACGTCGCCGGAGCGTTCTCGGCGACGGTTTCGATGACCGACTCGTCGACGTACTCGTCACGGAGCGTCTGCTTGGAGAACTTCCCGGTCGCACCCTTGGGGATCCCGTCGACCAGACGAATGGCGTCGGGGACCCACCACGACGGATACGACTCGGCGACGAGGTCTTTGATTTCCTGCCGGAGCGCGGCTTCGTCGGACACAGCATCGCGTGTGACGACGAACGCGGCGGGGCGTTCGTCCCACCGTTCGTGGGGGACAGGGACAACGGCGGCTTCGACGACCTCGTCGTGACCCATAACCGCGTTTTCGACCTCGACGCTGGCGATCCACTCGCCGCCGCTCTTGACGAGGTCGTCCATCCGGTCGACTACGTCGACGTACCCCTCCGGACTCACCCGGACAATGTCACCGGTCTTGAACCAGCCGTCGTCGGTGACGGCCTGTTCGGTTGCGTCGGGGGCGTTGTAGTACTCCTGTGTGACCCACGGGCCACGCATCCAGAGTTCGCCCAGCGACTCGCCGTCCCAGGGTACTTCCTCGCCGTCGGTGTTGACGACTTTGAACTCCAGCCCGGCAATCGGAAGCCCCGCGGAGTGGCTCCGCAGGTCGAACAGCTCCTCCTCCGGCAGATCGGTCATTCCGGGCTTGGGTTCGTAGGCGTGCGTGACCGGTGACGTTTCGGTCATGCCGTAGCCGGAGATGAGGTCCACATCGAACTCCTGCTTGTAGTCTTCCATCAGCGACCGCGGCGTCGCGGACCCGCCGCTGGTGAAGTACCGAACCGAGGAGAAGTCCACGTCGGTGTCACGGGCGTACTCTAGCAGGTCCATGAACACGGTCGGGACCGCGGCGGAGACGGTCACGTCCTCTTCCTCGATGAGCTTCGCCAGGTCCTCGGCCGACGGGTTCGGCCCCGGGAGGACCGTCTTGGCTCCGGCAGCGATAGTCGTGAACGGGCGACACCAGCCGCTGACGTGGAACATCGGGACGTACGTCAGTTCCACGTCGTCGGTCTTGATACCGGCCTGACTGGTCATCAGCGCCATGACCTGTGTCCAGTACATCTTCTGGGTGTACTCGACGCCTTTCGGCTTGCCTGTTGTCCCGGACGTGTAGCACATCCCCGCCGGCTGGTCCTCGGGCAGTTGCGGGAAGGAGTAATCGGGGTCGCCGTCGGCGATGAACGATTCGTAGTCGACGACCGGCTCCAGCGACGTTTCGGGGACGGTGTCACCCATCACGATGTACTGCTCGACGGAATCAAAGGCCTCCTCGTCGTAGGCCCCTTCCAGCTTTTCCAGCATGACGGGGTCGACGATGAGGATTTCGTCCTCGGCGTCGGCTACAATGTGTTGAATATGCTCGTCGGGCAGGAGGAGGTTAATCATGTGGACCTGTGCGCCCATGCAGGCGACGCCGTAGTAGGCCTCCTGATGCCAGTGGTTGTTCCAGGCGAACGTCCCGACTCTGTCGCCACGTTCGATACCTGCCTGTTCGAGGGCCGAAGCCAGCTTCCGCACGCGCTCGGCGTACTCCGCTATTGTGTATCGGTGAATCCCCTGATGTGTCCGCGAGACGATCTCGCTGTCGGGGAACACGTTTTCGCCACGCCACAGGAATGACCGGAGGTTGAGTGGTGCACCACCTGGCATACTCCGTGTCAACACACACCGATATGTTAAAACTAGCCCTGCTCGCTGTGGTAACCCTCGACGTGCCACCCACAGTTCGTGGCCAGCGCTGTCTGAAACTGTGAACCAGCGGTAAATTTATACCGGAACCATGTGAAGCGACCCCATGCAGCGACAACGGAGTGATATCCAGTGAGCGAGTCCGTACTGCTCTCCATCACCGACGGCATCGCCACGCTGACGCTGAACGAACCGGAAACGCGGAACGCACTCACACAGCCCGTATACGACGCCTTGGAGCGCCACCTCGATACCATCGAGACTGCGTCCGGTGTTCGGTGTGTCGTCATCGAGGGCACCGGCGAGTCGTTCTCGGCCGGCGGCGACATCGAGGGAATGAGCGAGCGGCTCACGAACGACGACCCGACCGACGACGCCGTCAGCGAACTGGCTCGTCGGACCCGCGACACCATCGCCAGAGTCGTCGCACTGCCGGTCCCGACCGTCGCAAAGGTCGACGGGTCGGCCGTCGGGGCCGGCGCGAACCTCGCTATCGCCTGTGACATCCAGCTGGCGAGCGAGTCGGCCAGCATCGGTTTCGTGTTCCGGCAGGTCGGCCTCAGCGTCGACGCCGGCACGTCGTACCTGCTCCCGCGAGTCGTTGGGACGAACGTCGCAAAGGAGCTGGTGTTCACCGGCGAGATTCTGGATGCCAGGCGAGCCGCAGAACTGGGCCTGTTCAACCACGTCTACGACGCCGAGTCGTTCGAGTCCGAAGTCGAGGCGACCGTCAGCCGTATCGCCAATGGGCCGACCGTTGCCCTCCGACACTCGAAGCGACTGATTCAGGACGGGCTGGAGAAGTCCTTCGACCGCGCCCAGCGCGACGAGGCGACGGCACAGGGCATCGTCTTCGAGACGGCCGACCACGAGGAGGGTGTCGAGGCGTTCCTGACCGACCGCCGACCGGAGTTCGTCGGACGGTGACACGACCCGCAGTTTTTCATGACACGGAGCCAAATCAGACACTATGACTGAACACAGCAGCGACTACTACCAGCGGCTGGTCGACGAAAGTGCACTCGAAGAATTTCTCACAAGGGAAATAGGCCCGGCCGAGACATTCGACGTTGCGCGCCACGAGCAGGGCCACTCCAACGAGACGCTGTTTGTCACCTGGGGCGACCGAGAGCTGGTCGTCAGGCGGCCCCCGCCGGGCCAGACCGCCGAGACAGCCCACGACGTGTTGCGGGAGTATCGCGTCATCGACGCGCTGCAGGACACAGCCGTCCCGGTCCCGCCGACGGTGACGGCCTGTGACGACCAGACGATAATCGGCAGCGATTTCTACGTCATGGCCCGCGTCGAGGGGACCGTCATCCGAGACGACGAGCCGGCGCGCTTCGGGAGCGACGACGCCCGGGCGGCAGTCGGCACCGAGCTGGTCGACACCCTCGCGGCCATCCACGAGGTAGATCCCACAGCCGTCGGCCTATCCGACCTCGGCCGTGCGGACGGGTATGCGAAGCGGCAGGTCGCACGCTGGGGGAAACAGCTGGCCTGGGCGTTCGAGCGGACAGCCGAATCCCGCACCATCCCTGAACTGGAGCGGGTTGGCTCGTGGTTACAGGACGAGTGCCCTGACGACCACCCCAAGACACTGGTGCATGGCGATTACAAGCTCGATAACGTGATGTTCGGCCCCGGTGACGACCCGGAGCTCGCCGCCGTCTTCGACTGGGAGATGGCGACGCTGGGTGACCCGCGGGCCGACCTCGGCTGGCTGCTCTCGTACTGGCGCGACGCCAAGGACCCCGAGCCGGAGATCCCCGACCTCGCCATGGAGTTCATCGAAGCACCGGGCTACCTGACCCGGACGGACCTGGTTGACCGCTGGGAAGCCCAGACCGGCCTGACGTTTGAACACGAGCGGTTCTATCGGACGCTCGCCGTGTACAAGCTCGCCGCCCTTGGTGAGATGTTCTACCGCCGCTATCTGGAGGGCAACGCCGACGACCCGTTCTACCCGCTGATGGAGGACCGCGTCCCCGCGCTGGCCAACCGTGCGGTTCGGATTATTGAGGGCGACGAACCGCTCTAACAGAGACAAAATAAGCGCCGATTTTCGTGTCGAAGTCCCCGTAGATGGCATCGGAGTCTTCATACACAGCCCACCGGGCTTTCTGGCTGGGAATAATCCTCGTCGTCCCACGAGACACAGTCGATACTATGGGGATGATTGATATGTGTTGCAACAGACACTACACGTATGCGAGCTGACCAGCCAGAGATAGCGACAGTTGCAGTGCTCGGTGCGGGAACGATGGGCCACGGCATCGCCGAGGTCGCGGCAATCGCCGGCTACGATGTCGTGCTGCGTGACATCGATGCAGCCATCGTCGAAGACGGCTACGACGAAATCGAGTGGTCGCTCGAAAAGCTCGCCGAGAAGGGACGACTCGACGAGGACCCCGACGACGTGGCGGCGCGGGTCGCGACGACGACCGATCTTGAGGCGGCAGTGAGCGACGCGGATCTGGTCATCGAGGCCGGCCCGGAACAGCTCTCGGTGAAACAGGACATCTTCGAGTCCGTCGACGCCGCAGCGCCCGCGGATGCACTGTTGGCGACGAACAGCTCCTCGCTGTCCATTACAGAGATTGCCGCAGCGACGGAGCGGCCGGAATCGGTGCTGGGTCTGCACTTCTTCAATCCGCCGGTGAAGATGGACCTCGTCGAAGTCATCTACGGCAAGGCAACGACCGACGAGACAGCCCAGCGCGGCTACGAGTTCATCGAATCGCTCGGCAAGACGCCGATATACGTCCGCAAGGACGTGCGTGGGTTTGTCGTCAACTCCGTCCTCGGGCCGTTCATGAGCGAGCCGGCCTGGATGGTCTCGGCGGGCGAGGCGACCATCCGGCAGGCCGATGCCGCGATGGTCCACGAGCGGGGCTACCCGATGGGCCCGTTCGAACTCGGCGACCTGACCGGCATCGACATCGGCTACCACGTCCGGACGGAGGCCGGGAGGCCGGTCCCGCCCATCATGGCGGAGAAAGTCGAGAACGGGAACCTTGGCCGCAAGACCGGCGAGGGCTACTACGACTACGACGACGGGGACGGCTCGGACTACGTCCCTGAAGACAGCGAGGGGTTCGATCACCGCCGCGTCGAGGCAGTGATGGCGAACGAGGCCGCAAAGCTCGTCGGCGACGACGTGGCGACGGCGGAGGCCATCGACACGGGGATGCAACTCGGCGCGGGCTTCCCCGAGGGAACCTGCCGGCGGGCCGACGACATCGGTCTCGACACCATCCTCGAAAAACTCCGAGCGCTCTCCGACGAACACAGTGACGACCGCTACGAGCCGGCCGACTACCTCGTCGAACTCGTCGAGGCCGGCCACACCGGCACGGAAGCGGGCCGGGGCTTCCACGAGTACGACACCGGCGACGGCCTGGGCGACTACCACACCATCAACTGGGAACTCGACGACGATGGCCTGCTGGAAGTGGAACTCGACCGCCCGTCGCGGATGAACGCTATCAGCGAAACCCTCGCGGACGAGGTTGTTGACCTGCTCTCGTCGGTCGATGATGACG
This region includes:
- a CDS encoding 3-hydroxyacyl-CoA dehydrogenase/enoyl-CoA hydratase family protein; the encoded protein is MRADQPEIATVAVLGAGTMGHGIAEVAAIAGYDVVLRDIDAAIVEDGYDEIEWSLEKLAEKGRLDEDPDDVAARVATTTDLEAAVSDADLVIEAGPEQLSVKQDIFESVDAAAPADALLATNSSSLSITEIAAATERPESVLGLHFFNPPVKMDLVEVIYGKATTDETAQRGYEFIESLGKTPIYVRKDVRGFVVNSVLGPFMSEPAWMVSAGEATIRQADAAMVHERGYPMGPFELGDLTGIDIGYHVRTEAGRPVPPIMAEKVENGNLGRKTGEGYYDYDDGDGSDYVPEDSEGFDHRRVEAVMANEAAKLVGDDVATAEAIDTGMQLGAGFPEGTCRRADDIGLDTILEKLRALSDEHSDDRYEPADYLVELVEAGHTGTEAGRGFHEYDTGDGLGDYHTINWELDDDGLLEVELDRPSRMNAISETLADEVVDLLSSVDDDEVRAVVFEGAGDRAFSAGADISGFADRDPAQTSEPTDVFTTVAEYPRPTLARIDGYCLGAGLELALACDLRLATTDSEFGFPEITLGLLPGGGGTQRAIRMLTDARAKELVFRGEHISAERAADWGLINRAVDADEFDDVVGEFVDDLVSGPPIALRKAKRVMNEGADESLDAGLEMESQAFALLLTTDDVAEGTAAFAADREPEFEGE